The Shewanella sp. MTB7 genome includes a window with the following:
- a CDS encoding LysR family transcriptional regulator, with product MLNDISLFVKICRFNSFNDAANQLGLSLATISRKINQLEKSLGTSLFFRDKNGLTLTLAGNEILSACQPSIEHLEELLSSLEVKNYCDKGSVMFVAPTNFISRLFSEKFFDEFFNEHPDIMVNFDLSNERCNLNQKQFDLAMRFGDLEDSGFICKTIGKAEYILVASPKLIEEYGQPNTLSELDVLPKIIFSPIRNWQFTSTKTGLVDYYPQGDFLSNDVSLCISRTLAGHGVGYLAKLYIKEELLKGELVTLLPQYKPQHRLINLLWPSKPVPYRTRLLIDYLAKKLAKPS from the coding sequence GTGCTTAATGATATTTCACTGTTCGTCAAAATCTGCCGCTTCAACTCATTCAACGATGCAGCGAATCAACTAGGACTCTCGTTGGCCACCATAAGTCGTAAAATCAATCAATTGGAAAAGAGCTTAGGCACAAGTTTATTTTTTCGTGATAAGAATGGATTAACACTCACTCTGGCAGGTAATGAGATCTTAAGTGCTTGTCAGCCCTCAATTGAACATTTAGAGGAACTTCTCAGTTCCTTGGAAGTAAAGAACTACTGTGATAAAGGCAGCGTCATGTTTGTTGCCCCAACCAACTTCATATCTCGATTATTTAGCGAAAAATTTTTCGATGAATTCTTTAATGAACATCCGGATATAATGGTGAATTTTGACCTGAGTAATGAGCGCTGCAACCTCAACCAGAAACAGTTTGATCTTGCCATGCGTTTTGGCGATTTAGAAGATTCAGGCTTTATTTGTAAAACCATAGGTAAAGCGGAATATATCTTAGTCGCATCGCCTAAGTTAATTGAGGAGTATGGCCAACCGAATACCTTAAGCGAGCTAGATGTATTGCCGAAAATTATCTTCTCGCCCATTCGTAACTGGCAATTCACATCAACTAAAACGGGATTAGTCGACTACTATCCTCAGGGTGACTTTCTCTCTAATGATGTTTCACTGTGTATTAGTCGAACTTTAGCTGGTCATGGCGTCGGTTATTTAGCCAAACTCTATATCAAAGAGGAGTTATTGAAGGGGGAATTAGTCACACTATTACCTCAGTATAAGCCGCAACATCGCTTAATAAATTTGCTCTGGCCAAGTAAACCGGTCCCCTATCGAACCCGACTATTAATAGATTATTTGGCCAAAAAGTTAGCTAAACCAAGCTAA
- a CDS encoding leukocidin family pore-forming toxin — protein MKKRQLYTAILLGLCGTASAAHAEDTLKAYTSSLLELDDADARAKKIRLIYTVQNVWNQSHVPTGVKEVKLILKGGSGFDMTNVPSKATMYEYTYGGDYRYSVPTAFKLKVAYVSGSPLRHINHAPANSIATASVSEAIGFNLGFTAGQSPTIGGGVDWSHRVTYDQAEFETVADFSQNNDTISWNIENKTIRNNTPPKNWLLSSWTSCNAGNLIDKNQLPVVMRSDFKPEAAVVYRKNVLEDGQTSTRFNLYAGWRKTDYYYGRDWCTWYTDFTWKNHNDSSSWTQINRQVNVSWANNLYI, from the coding sequence ATGAAGAAGAGACAACTATATACTGCAATTCTACTTGGCCTCTGTGGAACTGCTAGTGCTGCACATGCTGAAGATACTTTGAAAGCTTACACTTCAAGTTTACTTGAGCTAGATGATGCTGATGCAAGAGCCAAAAAGATTCGATTAATCTATACAGTGCAAAATGTTTGGAATCAATCTCATGTGCCGACAGGGGTTAAAGAAGTTAAGTTGATACTTAAAGGGGGCTCAGGTTTCGATATGACTAATGTTCCCTCTAAGGCGACCATGTACGAATATACTTATGGAGGAGATTATCGCTACTCGGTACCAACGGCTTTTAAACTCAAAGTGGCTTATGTAAGTGGCTCCCCCTTAAGGCATATTAATCATGCGCCAGCAAACTCCATTGCCACAGCGAGTGTGAGCGAAGCGATAGGTTTTAATTTAGGCTTTACGGCTGGGCAATCGCCAACTATAGGTGGAGGAGTCGATTGGAGTCATCGTGTGACTTATGATCAGGCGGAGTTTGAAACTGTTGCTGACTTTAGTCAAAACAACGATACCATAAGCTGGAACATTGAGAATAAAACCATTCGTAACAACACCCCGCCTAAAAACTGGTTATTGTCGAGTTGGACTAGCTGCAATGCAGGTAATTTAATTGACAAAAATCAGCTACCAGTAGTGATGAGATCAGACTTTAAACCTGAGGCTGCGGTGGTTTATAGAAAAAATGTCTTGGAAGATGGTCAAACGAGTACTCGATTTAATTTATATGCAGGTTGGAGAAAAACTGATTATTACTATGGCCGAGATTGGTGTACTTGGTACACAGATTTTACTTGGAAAAACCATAATGATAGCAGCAGTTGGACCCAGATTAACCGTCAGGTTAACGTGAGCTGGGCTAATAATTTATACATCTAG